The Arachis ipaensis cultivar K30076 chromosome B10, Araip1.1, whole genome shotgun sequence DNA window ATAGATAAGATtggaaaatataacaaaaaactaCATTATATCTTATCAAAAACTTACTTAAATACAACGTTTTCAGTCCTGGTAGGATCAATTAATCCTTCATCACAAAGTAAAATCTTAAGATCATTTCTATTCCTAACTCGGGAAAGAGCTACATAAAGTTGACCGTGACAAAACACAGGACGACGCAAGAACAAATCGACTGTTGATAATGTCTGACCCTGGCTTTTATTGATTGTCATCGCAAACGACAAAGAAACTGGGAATTGACGGTGTTGGAATTTAAATGGTATAACCGTATCACTAGGAATCAAATTCATTCTAGTGATAAAAATTTTATCCCCAACATTGCTACCAGAAACAATATCTGCACCGATCACTTTGTCCCTAGATCTTGCACAACAAGTTGAGTCCCATTACACAAACCCCCACCTGGATCAATATTCCTCAACAAAATAATAGACACACCTATTTTCAACTTCAACGAATGATTAGGTAGACCAGAACACCTAATATGATTCAAGAATTCAACATTTATccaatcaacatcaacatcagAATAGGCATCACTACCACATATCGAATCAGTACTGAGATAATTTTTCTCCTCACCGGACAACAAGTCAACTATATAATTGTTTATCTCTTCAACATTCTCGACAGTCGAAGCCAGTATTGGCCTATCCTGGAAAAAGCTTGGATCACGAAAATTCTGAACCAAATTTGGATAGATTGTATTTACAATATCTTCGGATTTTCCAAAACAGGAATGATTATATCAGAAGGAATATCAAAAAATTTTTTATCATTGACCATAGTTCCACATCGACCTTCACCGATTTGAAGTATCCAATCTGAAAACGACCTTAACTCCTGAGCAGTTGATTGTTCCAATCCACTTGCTAACCTCATATTTTTTGTCAATCGCAAAACTTCACAGTATTTCCAGAGAACAGAAGAATTTATGGAAGCCATCACAATCTCAGCACGAGAACCTTTTGGAATAACTGGCAACACCTACCTGAAATCACCACCAAGAACGACCACCTTCCCACCAAAAGGTAAATCTTTATTCCTATCAGAGACCAAAATCATTATATCACGCAATGTCCTATCGAGCGCTTCAAATGCTAATTTGTTAGTCATCAGTGCCTCATCCCAAATAATCAAATCGGCCAATCAGACTACCTCAGCTTTTGGACTATCTTTCTTAATCCGATAAACAGTGTCTTCAGTCAGCTCAACAGGAATATTGAACATAGAATGCGCCGTATTACCACTAGGTAACAACAGAGAAGCAATACCACTAGAAACAACGTTTATAACAATCTTTTTCTCAGATCACAATCTAGCTGACAAAACTCTAAATAAAAAAGTTTTTCCAGTGCCACCGAACACGTACACAAAAAAGAATTCATGCCCCTTATTCGAAACACAATCAATAATTTTATCGTAGACCACCCTCTGTTCTTTATTTAACTTTAAGATATTCGAAACAGTATCATACTGCAACTCACGCAACAACATCAAATTGCTAAATAGAGAGACTAAATAGTTATTAGGAACCGGCATGCTAGCATAATTTCTCAATGATTTTTCGTTACTCTGCAATAGTTTTTCAATCTCCAACAAACAAAATGTTTGCAACTCGTCCTGACTCATCGTTAGATCTACGTTTaacgataattaataaatattagcaCCATAATATCATTTATGTActgtgtgtgtgcgtgtgtgccTGCCTGCCATATAATAAATTCATCATGAACAAAATTCTTACCGGGATATTGCAGCTCATGTCTTCTGCGATAAAGAATATCAGCAGACAAATAAGCACAAGTTTGTTCCCAAACTGCTAGAGGTCTTCCCATGGAACCAGATAGCAATAACATCACAAAAATCCTCCTTAGCTGTGCAGCTGACGCTAACTCGGCGACTTCTTTAATAGCAGAAACATACTCCTTATCATCTATCAAGAATCCCATGGCGAAACATGCCTCTTGAACTGTATCATAAGTAACACCATTCACGGTTCTTATACTTCGAAAACTGGTACAACCTCTCTGCACATTCAAAAGCATCCGCATGTAGAAAAGTTCACCAGATGAGGGATGAGCGAAACTCAATCTTCCAATTGAGAATCCCCTCTGTCTTGGCTTCTACTCCCTGCTATTCGAACAATACACAAATTTGCCTGGATATTCAACATATGTTAAAGACCGCCCCTCCGCGAACCGCCTGTTGGCCATCATCCAACCCGTAACATCGTCATCAAATCTTTGTTGCGCAAATAAACATGAGTAGTGATATCAGCATCATCGAATACAACATGTTGCTGGTTCGGCAAGTGAAAAGTCAACCTCTGTACCGATGGCCATCTATGATGAATATCATAAGCAAAAATTCTCCACATCGATTCAGACGGTAATAAATAACGACAATCGTAATACTGTTTGATCTCATCAACCACTTGAGAAGATTCACCAACATCATATGTTTCTCCAATAGTTGCAGTCACCCGATCCGGACCCTTATTGACATACTTAAAAAGATACTTAATGACGTTTGACTTGTTACAGAACTCAAGATTTATGTGAGCTTGATATTTTATTAACAGTAGTGGATTATAGGGCACAACAAATCTATTGTCAATATCAACATCATTGATCTTCACTGTCACAGCCATATTACGACGTCTATATATTGGATACCCATCTTCATCAAAGCTCGTTTGGTCAACGAATCTTTTCGGATAAAATTTTGAGCACTTACCATCTTTCATGCAAGGAGAACTCGGTCTAAGTCGACTGCAGGAACCATGGATCATGTACTTGGTGACGACATTATAAAGAGATGGAAATTTCTGGGGATTGGGTAGCTCGGCATAGATGAATTCATCAACAATTTCAACACTTTGTAAGTTGCTTTCCCCGTTAAACCAAAGTAACATGTGTCCATGCGGTAGACCTCTTTTTTGGAACTCAATAGTATACAtacctaaaaaatataaaaacatccTAAAGAAGCCAGACAACTACATGTCCGAAGACAACAGACAGAAATTGAAATGCTAAGCGAGAAAATAACATACATGCATTAAGTGGACCAAAAAACACACCTTCCTTGAGATTGCTAAGGAGGCACTTCAACTTGGCATGAAAGACACGACAAGAGATTTTAGGACGATCAGCAATGGGAATTCGCTCTCGCTCTGTGAATCATTGAAATTCAGGCCAATTTGGATTACACATAATAGTGAGAAATAAATCTGGATAGCCAAAATGTTTACAAATTGCCATGGCATCCTGGCAACGGTTAAACATATAACGTCTACCACCAGTGAAGGAAGAAGGCAAAATGATTCGTGTCCCAATTGAAGAAGCTTCATCATCGCCACGACGCATAGCCTCCTCTATTCCTTAAAGGACTTCTCCTCTAATTATACTTTGCTTCATTCTAATCTCATACAACATTTGGGACTCAATCATGGTGAAACAATCAACAACAAATTGTTGAAATAATCGCCTACACTTGTGAATAATTCCATCTTCGTGCTCCCTAATCTGGAGACGAAAACATATGAATTCCCTGAGGGAAACCCTTGTTCTCCTTCCAGGAACATATTCAGGCTGTTCACCTCGATAAGCAATGTTCAGCTGGTAACGATCCTCGCCATATGGAAACAACAAAGGAACTGTAAGGGCCAATACAGAGCATGAGTTTCATAAATACGTTGCAATCAAAATCGCCATATGGTAACCACCAGTAAATCGAACAATAATGTCACGACTATGATCCGACGAATCAAAATCTCCAACAATCAAAGCAGCAACTTCATCGCAAGAGGGAGCACTGTAAATTCTTCGATCAACCTTCCTTTgcgaatacaacttcaaacaGAAGATCTCAGATGGATGACACTGATAGAATTCTTTGACTCTTCGAAATGACTGTGCTATAAAATTATGAGTATCGATCATTTGCATcaactcagttatcaattttttaTCTATCTCAGATGTTTGcctaaaaaaaatatacattaaccacaaaaatatatttaaaaaccaCACAGAATACAATTATCATATATTTTGATACATCATTATTACCAAAAAATGATTAATAACACATTATAACGGGAAGAAAAACACAATATAACTATGAAATCACAGCTATAAACCTGTTTTCCAATAGAAATAACACTAAAACATCAGGAAAATACAATAAAAAGACTAAACAACAAAATTTCAAACACACATACCCAAAGATTCGCTACCTATGCATTATCTCATGCTGAGTGTCGTATATATATAACTGCGCAAATTTAGGCTTCTGACCAGCATCTGGGAGCAAACTTCCAATCCGATGATAATTTTGACCAGTTATTATAAACTGCGGTGGACCCCTCCCATCATTCACTGAATCCAATACCTTACCACCAAGAGACGTGAAGGCAAACATACTGttataaaatcaaatatttttttggaAATACAAACTCTTGCTATCATGTCCGTTAATCAAATTATATAACAAATCTGGGGGCTTTCGGAGATAAGGTAACTGAATTTTTCCTTTtgagaaacaaacaataaaaATAGGATGATTAACTGTAGAGTCTCTTTCAACACGTTCTAATAACCAAAAACACGCGCCACAGATTGAACATTCATAGTTAGGATTACCAACATCAAGGCAACCTGGTAAAGATAAACGGGAAAAAAAATATGCACAACAATAAAAGAATTTCATCTCAATTATATGACACGAAATAGATTCAACATAAAATGAATAAACCATTAGCATACAGATATAATATAGACTAAATACTTGACTCCTttaaattttgtcaaaaaaaCATATCATAAAACACTACTTCTATTTTACACTGACTGAATAATATCTCATCACAGAAGCACAATGGAGTCTCTTAGCACTAAGTAAATAAGAATTCTATTTTACTATTAGTGAATAATAGATAATTTAAGAAAGAGAGGGTACCTTGTATCTCACTTTGCAAGAATAAAGGATGATCAATAACAGAACCAACTTGACTGAATAAATTTATCGAAAGATCATATATTTCTGATTGGTCTATATCATCCATTTTGATTTAAAATAACACAAGCTCATGTAAATATATATTCGACAAccaaatataaaaaaatgatgaaataagaaatcaattaattatctAATAATTAGCATGCAAATTGAACATTAAAAATGTAATAAACTATGAAAACCAATCAAAATTAAACATTGATTTATCAACTAACTAAATATGACTAAAGCTAAATGCACATTCAAGAACAATTTGATTTTTGTTAACATTAGCAAaatctttgtttcattattttaatCACTCATACTAATTGTCAAGGTTCAAATTAAATAATCTAAATTACTATtagaattattttatattttttagactTTAATGACTCAATTGGTCCATAgacttttgtaaaatttttaaccaagtgccaatatttttttttactttaattgAGTCGTTgcacaattttttttcttaattggcTACCaaggctttctttttcttttaattgaattCATGCACCATATTTTTTGTTGTAAACATCTCCTTATACAATTGAGCAAATCACTATCAAGAGAGGCCtaa harbors:
- the LOC107620066 gene encoding uncharacterized protein LOC107620066 → MDDIDQSEIYDLSINLFSQVGSVIDHPLFLQSEIQGCLDVGNPNYECSICGACFCMFAFTSLGGKVLDSVNDGRGPPQFIITGQNYHRIGSLLPDAGQKPKFAQLYIYDTQHEIMHSVISIGKQVYSCDFIVILCFSSRYNVLLIIFWQTSEIDKKLITELMQMIDTHNFIAQSFRRVKEFYQCHPSEIFCLKLYSQRKVDRRIYSAPSCDEVAALIVGDFDSSDHSRDIIVRFTVPLLFPYGEDRYQLNIAYRGEQPEYVPGRRTRVSLREFICFRLQIREHEDGIIHKCRRLFQQFVVDCFTMIESQMLYEIRMKQKRERIPIADRPKISCRVFHAKLKCLLSNLKEGMYTIEFQKRGLPHGHMLLWFNGESNLQSVEIVDEFIYAELPNPQKFPSLYNVVTKYMIHGSCSRLRPSSPCMKDGKCSKFYPKRFVDQTSFDEDGYPIYRRRNMAVTVKINDVDIDNRFVVPYNPLLLIKYQAHINLEFCNKSNVIKYLFKYVNKGPDRVTATIGETYDVGESSQVVDEIKQYYDCRYLLPSESMWRIFAYDIHHRWPSVQRLTFHLPNQQHVVFDDADITTHVYLRNKDLMTMLRRGCTSFRSIRTVNGVTYDTVQEACFAMGFLIDDKEYVSAIKEVAELASAAQLRRIFVMLLLSGSMGRPLAVWEQTCAYLSADILYRRRHELQYPDLTMSQDELQTFCLLEIEKLLQSNEKSLRNYASMPVPNNYLVSLFSNLMLLRELQYDTVSNILKLNKEQRVVYDKIIDCVSNKGHEFFFVGIASLLLPSGNTAHSMFNIPVELTEDTVYRIKKDSPKAEVV
- the LOC107620065 gene encoding uncharacterized protein LOC107620065; this encodes MTNKLAFEALDRTLRDIMILVSDRNKDLPFGGKVVVLGGDFRLASGLEQSTAQELRSFSDWILQIGEGRCGTMNFRDPSFFQDRPILASTVENVEEINNYIVDLLSGEEKNYLSTDSICGSDAYSDVDVDWINVEFLNHIRCSGLPNHSLKLKIGVSIILLRNIDPGGGLCNGTQLVVQDLGTK